The Pirellulaceae bacterium genome has a segment encoding these proteins:
- a CDS encoding phytanoyl-CoA dioxygenase family protein → MSPTELCLTDSKNKGEEVVPNFKELRASNDAENDGVELQKRMDEDGYLFFRQLQDPDKLRQLRREMLTVMQQGGWLIPGTDPSEGIVNLNARCTEGDLEYTEVYHKVYKLQSFHQSGHWPEVMHLLRQIMDCEVMPQPQKVARLWFPKYTDHTTPVHQDFVHFQGTFRNLTCWAPVGDCPRELGGLAVLRGSHKVRRVLEHHFSLGAGSLHLNSDEHAELGGDWRSTDYEIGDTLIFPALTVHQALPNLTEDRLRVSLDNRYQRVGDPIAEHMLTPHLSNFSPISWEDVYRGWSSDEGKYYWQELDNPVVPRDASYSNHGFDEAMELARAGDRKAKHHLERISRRDPDSEQGRRASAVLADLP, encoded by the coding sequence TTGTCACCGACAGAATTGTGTTTGACGGACAGTAAAAATAAGGGAGAAGAAGTGGTTCCTAATTTCAAAGAGCTGCGTGCGTCGAACGACGCAGAGAACGACGGCGTGGAGCTGCAGAAACGAATGGATGAAGACGGTTATCTTTTTTTTCGCCAGCTGCAAGATCCAGATAAGCTGCGTCAGCTGCGGCGCGAAATGTTGACTGTCATGCAGCAAGGCGGCTGGCTCATCCCCGGTACAGATCCCAGTGAAGGAATCGTAAACCTAAACGCACGGTGTACCGAGGGTGACCTGGAGTACACGGAGGTTTATCACAAGGTGTATAAACTTCAATCATTCCACCAGTCAGGCCACTGGCCGGAAGTGATGCATCTGCTACGGCAAATCATGGATTGTGAAGTCATGCCGCAACCTCAAAAAGTGGCTCGGCTCTGGTTCCCCAAGTACACGGACCACACAACTCCGGTGCATCAAGACTTCGTGCATTTCCAGGGTACATTTCGTAATCTGACCTGTTGGGCACCCGTGGGCGATTGTCCTCGCGAACTCGGCGGACTTGCCGTGCTTCGAGGCTCGCACAAGGTCCGTCGAGTCCTGGAGCATCATTTTTCATTGGGAGCCGGTAGCCTTCATCTCAACTCCGACGAACATGCCGAATTGGGAGGTGACTGGAGATCGACGGATTACGAGATCGGCGACACGCTGATTTTCCCAGCGTTAACCGTTCATCAAGCACTTCCTAATTTAACCGAAGATCGACTTCGCGTATCACTGGACAACAGGTATCAGCGCGTCGGGGACCCAATCGCCGAGCACATGCTGACACCGCACCTGAGCAACTTCAGTCCAATCTCATGGGAGGATGTATATCGAGGCTGGTCATCCGACGAAGGAAAGTATTACTGGCAAGAGCTTGACAACCCGGTCGTTCCTCGAGATGCGTCATACTCCAATCATGGATTCGATGAAGCGATGGAACTGGCGCGCGCAGGCGACCGTAAGGCAAAGCACCACCTAGAACGAATCTCAAGGCGAGATCCAGATAGCGAGCAGGGGCGTAGGGCATCCGCGGTACTGGCCGATCTGCCCTGA